A window of the Bacteroides thetaiotaomicron VPI-5482 genome harbors these coding sequences:
- a CDS encoding glycoside hydrolase family 97 protein — protein sequence MKVKHLVGAFLCVLGCYACSSPKTEVQSPDGHIKMTLTVDENGKPFYNVSVDDSLLIENSAMGFTAANGIILAEGFQVKNTTFSSEDETWTQPWGENKKNRNHYNEMAVSLTNEDQVQLTLRFRVFDDGIGFRYEYTVPTVDSLLITDELTTFRFHRDGTSWSIPASAETYELLYQQQPISEVETANTPFTFKTADGVYGSIHEAALYDFPEMTLKQIGHYTLKAELAPWPDGIKVRKGNHFTTSWRTIQIAPEAVGLINSSLILNLNDPCVLETTDWIRPLKYVGVWWGMHLGVETWKMDERHGATTANAKKYIDFAAANHIEAVLFEGWNEGWESWGGMQSFDFTKPYADFDIDEIVRYAKEKGVEIMGHHETGGNIPNYERQMDHAMQWYTDHGIHLLKTGYAGAFPDGYLHHSQYGVNHYQRVVETAARHQMTLDAHEPIKDTGIRRTWPNMMTREGARGMEWNAWSEGNPPSHHVMLPFTRLLSGPMDYTPGTFDILFLKTKDSPRRQKWNDQDKGNSRVNTTLAKQLANWVILYSPLQMASDMIEHYEGHPAFQFFRDFDPDCDESKALAGEPGEFIAVVRKAKGNYFLGAATNESPRTLEVKLDFLEPGKQYKAVIYADGEKADWKTNPTDYKITEQIVTSENTLSIRMAPGGGQAVSFIKSNR from the coding sequence TGTGTGCTGGGATGCTATGCCTGTAGTAGCCCGAAAACAGAGGTCCAGTCACCGGACGGACATATCAAGATGACATTGACGGTAGACGAAAACGGCAAACCGTTTTATAATGTGTCGGTGGATGACTCCCTCTTGATAGAAAATTCAGCCATGGGCTTTACGGCGGCTAACGGCATCATTCTGGCAGAAGGTTTTCAGGTGAAGAACACGACTTTCAGCAGTGAAGACGAAACTTGGACACAGCCGTGGGGAGAGAATAAAAAGAACCGGAATCATTATAACGAAATGGCAGTCAGCCTGACAAATGAAGATCAGGTACAACTGACACTCCGTTTCCGTGTATTTGATGATGGAATCGGTTTCCGCTATGAATACACGGTGCCGACTGTAGATTCTTTATTGATTACCGACGAACTGACTACTTTCCGTTTCCATCGTGACGGAACTTCGTGGTCGATTCCCGCCAGTGCCGAAACATATGAACTACTCTATCAACAACAACCGATTTCCGAAGTGGAAACGGCTAATACACCTTTCACATTCAAGACTGCGGATGGAGTTTACGGAAGTATACACGAAGCCGCTTTGTATGATTTTCCGGAAATGACTCTGAAGCAAATCGGCCATTATACATTGAAAGCGGAACTTGCCCCGTGGCCTGACGGCATTAAGGTGCGTAAGGGAAATCACTTCACGACCTCATGGCGCACCATACAGATCGCACCGGAAGCTGTCGGTTTGATCAACTCTTCACTCATTCTGAATCTGAATGATCCTTGCGTACTGGAAACTACGGACTGGATTCGTCCGCTGAAATATGTAGGAGTGTGGTGGGGGATGCACCTCGGCGTAGAGACCTGGAAGATGGACGAACGTCACGGAGCTACTACTGCCAATGCAAAGAAATACATAGATTTTGCCGCGGCCAATCATATCGAAGCTGTCCTGTTCGAAGGTTGGAACGAAGGTTGGGAGAGTTGGGGCGGTATGCAGAGCTTTGATTTCACCAAGCCATACGCGGATTTCGATATTGATGAAATCGTACGTTATGCCAAAGAGAAAGGCGTTGAAATCATGGGACATCATGAGACCGGAGGGAATATTCCTAACTATGAACGTCAGATGGATCATGCCATGCAATGGTATACCGATCATGGTATCCACCTCCTGAAGACGGGATATGCAGGCGCATTTCCGGATGGATATCTGCATCATAGCCAATACGGTGTCAATCACTATCAACGGGTAGTGGAAACTGCCGCCCGTCATCAAATGACTCTGGATGCACACGAACCGATCAAAGATACCGGTATCCGTCGTACATGGCCGAATATGATGACACGCGAGGGGGCAAGAGGCATGGAATGGAATGCGTGGAGTGAAGGCAATCCTCCTTCTCATCACGTGATGTTACCGTTCACCCGCCTGCTGTCCGGTCCGATGGATTATACGCCGGGAACTTTTGATATTCTGTTCTTGAAAACGAAGGATTCTCCGCGCCGACAGAAGTGGAACGATCAGGATAAAGGCAATAGCCGTGTGAATACGACGCTGGCTAAACAACTGGCTAATTGGGTAATCCTGTATTCTCCTTTGCAGATGGCTTCGGATATGATCGAGCATTATGAAGGACATCCGGCATTCCAGTTCTTCCGTGATTTTGATCCGGATTGTGATGAATCGAAAGCACTGGCAGGTGAACCGGGAGAGTTCATTGCAGTGGTACGTAAAGCAAAAGGCAATTATTTCCTGGGAGCAGCTACCAATGAAAGCCCCCGTACTTTAGAAGTAAAACTGGACTTCCTGGAACCAGGCAAGCAGTATAAGGCTGTCATCTATGCGGATGGCGAAAAGGCTGACTGGAAAACGAATCCTACCGATTATAAGATTACGGAACAGATTGTAACATCTGAAAATACGTTGAGTATACGGATGGCTCCCGGAGGCGGGCAGGCTGTTTCGTTTATAAAAAGTAATAGGTAG
- a CDS encoding long-chain fatty acid--CoA ligase encodes MEQEHQFIDYIEQSIIKNWDKDALTDYKGITLQYKDVARKIAKFHIVLESAGIQPGDKIAVCGRNSAHWGVTFLATITYGAVIVPILHEFKADNIHNIVNHSEAKLLFVGDQAWENLNEDAMPLLEGIASLTDFTALVSRNEKLTYAFEHRNAIYGQRYPKNFRPEHICYRKDRPEELAIINYTSGTTGYSKGVMLPYRSIWSNVAYCFEMLPVKAGDHIVSMLPMGHVFGMVYDFLYGFSAGAHIYFLTRMPSPKIIAQSFAEIKPRVISCVPLIVEKIIKKDILPRVDSKIGKLLLKVPIVNDKIKSLARQAAMEIFGGNFDEIIIGGAPFNAEVEAFLKKIGFPYTIAYGMTECGPIICSSRWETLKLASCGKATTRMEVRIDSPDPKTHAGEIVCRGMNMMLGYYKNPEATAQIIDANGWLHTGDLGTIDDEGYVTVRGRSKNLLLTSSGQNIYPEEIESKLNNMPYVAESLIVLQHDKLVALIYPDFDDAFAHGLQQADIIKVMEANRVELNQQLPNYSQISKVKIHFEEFEKTAKKSIKRFMYQEAKG; translated from the coding sequence ATGGAACAAGAACATCAGTTCATTGATTATATTGAACAGAGCATCATTAAAAACTGGGATAAAGATGCATTGACAGACTACAAAGGAATCACGCTTCAATATAAGGATGTAGCGCGCAAGATAGCCAAGTTTCACATTGTATTGGAAAGTGCCGGTATCCAGCCAGGAGATAAAATAGCAGTCTGCGGCCGGAACAGTGCCCATTGGGGAGTCACCTTCTTAGCCACTATCACTTACGGAGCCGTCATCGTTCCTATTCTGCATGAGTTCAAAGCGGATAATATTCACAATATCGTCAATCACTCCGAAGCCAAATTACTCTTTGTCGGCGATCAGGCATGGGAAAATCTGAATGAAGACGCAATGCCGCTACTGGAAGGTATCGCTTCACTCACCGATTTCACTGCATTGGTATCGCGCAACGAGAAACTGACTTACGCCTTCGAACACCGGAACGCTATTTACGGTCAGCGTTATCCGAAGAATTTCCGCCCCGAACATATCTGTTACCGGAAGGACCGTCCGGAAGAACTGGCTATCATCAATTATACCTCCGGCACTACCGGATATTCCAAAGGAGTCATGCTCCCCTACCGCAGTATTTGGTCGAACGTGGCATACTGTTTCGAGATGCTTCCCGTGAAAGCGGGCGATCACATCGTTTCCATGCTTCCGATGGGTCATGTATTCGGCATGGTATACGATTTCTTATATGGTTTCTCTGCCGGAGCGCACATTTACTTCCTGACACGTATGCCGTCTCCGAAGATTATTGCGCAGTCTTTTGCAGAAATAAAGCCAAGAGTGATCTCCTGTGTACCTTTGATCGTAGAGAAAATTATCAAAAAAGATATTCTTCCGAGAGTGGACAGCAAAATCGGTAAACTATTGCTTAAAGTGCCCATTGTAAACGATAAAATCAAATCGTTGGCGCGGCAGGCTGCTATGGAAATCTTCGGTGGGAACTTCGATGAAATCATTATCGGTGGTGCTCCTTTCAATGCCGAAGTAGAAGCGTTCCTCAAAAAGATAGGCTTTCCCTACACCATCGCTTACGGTATGACCGAATGTGGCCCGATTATTTGCTCCAGCCGTTGGGAAACACTGAAACTGGCTTCCTGCGGCAAGGCAACCACCCGAATGGAAGTCCGCATCGACTCGCCCGACCCTAAAACACATGCCGGAGAAATCGTATGCAGGGGAATGAATATGATGCTGGGATATTATAAAAATCCGGAAGCGACGGCACAAATTATTGATGCCAACGGATGGCTTCACACGGGTGATTTAGGAACAATCGACGACGAAGGATATGTGACAGTTCGCGGTCGTAGCAAGAATCTGCTTCTGACTTCCAGCGGACAGAATATCTATCCGGAAGAGATAGAAAGCAAACTGAATAATATGCCTTATGTTGCCGAGTCACTGATCGTTTTGCAGCACGACAAGTTGGTCGCACTGATTTATCCGGACTTTGACGATGCTTTTGCCCATGGCTTGCAACAGGCCGATATCATAAAAGTTATGGAAGCCAATCGTGTTGAACTGAATCAGCAGCTTCCCAATTATTCTCAGATAAGCAAAGTCAAAATCCATTTCGAGGAATTTGAAAAGACTGCGAAGAAATCAATCAAACGCTTTATGTATCAGGAAGCAAAAGGATAA
- a CDS encoding potassium/proton antiporter — MIFTAENTLLIGSILLFVSIVVGKTGYRFGVPTLLLFLVVGMLFGSDGLGLQFHDAKDAQFIGMVALSIILFSGGMDTKFREIKPILGPGIVLSTVGVLLTALFTGLFIWWLSGMSWTNIYLPITTSLLLASTMSSTDSASVFAILRSQKMNLKHNLRPMLELESGSNDPMAYMLTIVLIQFIQSAGMGVGAIAASFIIQFIVGAAAGYVLGKLAIRMLNKLNIDNQALYPILLLAFVFFTFSITDLLKGNGYLAVYIAGIMVGNNKIMHRKDIYTFMDGLTWLFQIIMFLCLGLLVNPHEMLEVAAVALLIGVFMIVIGRPLSVFLCLLPFRKITMKSRLFVSWVGLRGAVPIIFATYPVVAGVEGSNIIFNVVFFITIVSLVVQGTTVSFVARLLHLSKPLEKTGNDFGVELPEEIDTDLKDMTITQEMLEEADTLKDMNLPKGTLVMIVKRGDEFLIPNGTLKLHVNDKLLLISEKPKEDEEANSES; from the coding sequence ATGATATTTACAGCAGAAAACACCCTACTAATTGGTTCTATCTTACTTTTCGTTAGCATCGTTGTCGGAAAAACAGGATATCGCTTCGGAGTGCCCACCTTATTACTGTTCCTCGTAGTAGGAATGTTGTTCGGAAGTGACGGACTCGGACTCCAGTTTCATGACGCAAAAGATGCGCAATTCATCGGTATGGTTGCTTTAAGCATCATCCTGTTTTCGGGAGGTATGGATACGAAATTCAGAGAAATCAAACCCATTTTAGGTCCAGGTATCGTGCTTTCTACCGTCGGAGTTCTACTAACCGCTCTTTTCACCGGATTATTTATCTGGTGGCTGTCCGGAATGAGCTGGACGAATATCTATCTGCCTATCACCACGTCATTGCTACTGGCATCTACCATGTCCTCTACGGACTCGGCTTCGGTGTTCGCCATCCTGCGTTCGCAGAAGATGAATCTGAAACACAACCTCCGCCCCATGCTGGAGCTGGAAAGTGGAAGTAACGACCCGATGGCATACATGCTCACCATTGTCCTGATACAGTTTATCCAATCGGCAGGTATGGGAGTCGGGGCTATCGCCGCTTCTTTCATCATTCAGTTTATAGTCGGCGCGGCTGCCGGATACGTGCTCGGAAAACTGGCTATCCGTATGCTGAACAAGCTCAACATCGACAATCAGGCGTTGTATCCTATCTTGTTGCTGGCGTTTGTTTTCTTCACCTTCTCTATCACTGATTTACTGAAAGGAAATGGTTACCTTGCCGTATATATCGCAGGTATTATGGTAGGAAACAACAAGATCATGCACCGCAAAGACATTTATACGTTCATGGACGGACTTACCTGGTTGTTCCAGATCATCATGTTCCTCTGCCTCGGACTTCTCGTTAATCCTCATGAAATGCTGGAAGTTGCAGCAGTAGCACTATTGATCGGTGTCTTCATGATTGTGATCGGTCGCCCGTTAAGTGTGTTCCTCTGTTTGCTTCCGTTCCGGAAGATTACAATGAAATCGCGGCTGTTCGTCTCCTGGGTAGGATTGCGTGGAGCAGTTCCCATTATCTTCGCCACTTATCCGGTGGTTGCAGGAGTCGAAGGATCGAATATTATCTTTAATGTCGTATTCTTCATCACAATCGTTTCACTGGTAGTGCAGGGAACAACGGTTTCTTTCGTTGCCCGCCTGTTACATCTGTCCAAACCGCTGGAAAAGACGGGGAATGATTTCGGAGTGGAACTTCCGGAAGAGATTGATACAGACCTCAAAGATATGACTATCACACAGGAAATGCTGGAAGAGGCAGATACGCTGAAAGATATGAATCTCCCCAAAGGCACGCTGGTAATGATTGTGAAACGTGGGGATGAGTTCCTGATACCGAACGGAACGCTGAAACTGCATGTGAACGATAAATTGCTGCTCATCTCCGAAAAGCCCAAAGAGGACGAGGAAGCCAACAGCGAATCCTGA